One genomic segment of Novisyntrophococcus fermenticellae includes these proteins:
- a CDS encoding NTP transferase domain-containing protein: MKTSALIASIIKEEPVNRIGALKKIGTISAIQRIVLTFQRAGVEDIYIISNREDILKKEISRQCITFIPAEIKDKETDMFSFVKLGLQYLQSKVDGLFIMPSNVPLFTADTIKKLEESHEMITIPMSREISGHPIRINAKAIPEILSYEGGQGLVGAVKSLEYEIKKVEVGDSGVVVYETSNEKFQDALMNHSLNELHPEVRVRIGKEMPFLGPGTRQLLSLLNENGSLRMTCEYMGISYSKGRGMLEIMEKQLGYEVVIRKTGGETGGSTTLTTKGADLLKRYQEYEKKVREYAEDIFKEYFFEVP, from the coding sequence ATGAAAACAAGTGCCCTTATTGCTTCTATTATAAAAGAAGAGCCGGTCAACCGAATCGGTGCACTGAAAAAGATTGGGACGATTTCGGCTATTCAGCGAATCGTATTAACATTCCAACGTGCGGGAGTTGAGGACATCTATATTATTTCCAATCGCGAGGATATCTTGAAAAAAGAAATTTCCCGGCAATGCATTACATTTATTCCCGCTGAAATTAAAGACAAAGAAACTGATATGTTTAGCTTTGTAAAATTAGGACTTCAATATCTGCAGTCCAAGGTGGACGGCCTTTTTATCATGCCTTCAAATGTTCCTTTGTTCACCGCGGATACAATAAAGAAACTGGAAGAATCTCACGAAATGATTACTATTCCCATGAGCCGGGAAATATCCGGACATCCCATACGCATTAATGCGAAGGCAATACCGGAGATTTTGTCTTACGAGGGAGGGCAAGGGCTTGTCGGTGCCGTGAAAAGTCTGGAGTATGAAATCAAAAAGGTTGAAGTCGGAGACAGTGGGGTCGTGGTTTATGAGACGAGCAATGAGAAATTTCAGGATGCGCTGATGAATCATAGTCTGAATGAATTGCATCCCGAAGTAAGGGTCCGTATTGGAAAAGAAATGCCATTTTTGGGACCTGGTACAAGGCAGCTTCTTTCCTTACTGAATGAGAACGGGTCACTTAGGATGACGTGTGAATATATGGGCATTTCCTACAGTAAAGGCCGTGGGATGCTTGAAATCATGGAAAAACAATTGGGATATGAGGTGGTCATAAGAAAGACGGGAGGAGAGACAGGAGGCTCCACCACCCTGACAACGAAAGGTGCCGATCTCCTGAAGCGTTATCAGGAGTATGAGAAAAAAGTGAGAGAATACGCAGAGGATATTTTTAAGGAGTATTTCTTTGAGGTACCTTGA
- the rpiB gene encoding ribose 5-phosphate isomerase B, whose amino-acid sequence MKIAIGCDEAAYSLKVEIMRHLDMKDRIEYQDFGAAKGEVVLYPDVAYKVADEVKKGNFDRGILVCGTGIGMAICANKVPGIRAAVCHDPFSAERSRKSNNAQIMCMGERVIGVELAKYLVDIWLGCEFAGGGSAKKVERIMELEREHNQI is encoded by the coding sequence TGTGACGAAGCCGCTTACAGCTTGAAAGTAGAAATCATGCGGCATCTGGATATGAAGGATCGTATTGAATATCAGGACTTCGGGGCTGCCAAAGGAGAGGTTGTTCTGTATCCTGATGTAGCATATAAAGTGGCAGATGAAGTGAAAAAAGGAAATTTTGACAGGGGAATTCTTGTATGCGGAACCGGAATCGGAATGGCGATTTGCGCGAATAAGGTACCCGGAATCAGAGCAGCAGTGTGTCACGATCCCTTTTCAGCGGAGCGTTCAAGAAAAAGTAACAATGCACAGATTATGTGTATGGGAGAGCGGGTTATCGGCGTAGAGCTTGCAAAATATCTGGTAGATATCTGGCTTGGCTGCGAGTTTGCAGGTGGAGGCTCAGCAAAGAAGGTCGAACGTATCATGGAGCTGGAACGGGAACATAATCAAATATAG